The proteins below come from a single Microbulbifer sp. Q7 genomic window:
- a CDS encoding sulfatase/phosphatase domain-containing protein, with amino-acid sequence MCALNGNATPGAEEGQRVQGKPNIIFIMSDDHAYQAVSAYGSELIETPNIDRLAEEGVRFDNASVTNSICAPSRATILTGKHSHLNGKIDNNAPFDDSQTTFPQLLKQAGYATAMFGKLHFGNNPKGVDEFMILPGQGDYINPDFVTPQGTVRKQGYVTDIITDETLHWLEQRDSSKPFFLAYLHKAPHRPWWPRADKFAEFYEKEFPYPETLLSDNRGRGTAAQTAEMSLLRDMRYSHDSKIFPETYAAMESVEPPIPPSSWGFEEPFNRRVTPEQRAAYMPTLKKINEDFRTNWPRMTDEEKIRWKYQRYMQDYLATISSLDDNVGRLLDYLDATGLSENTLVMYTSDNGFYLGENGWFDKRFAYRESFHVPLLVRWPAKVPAGNVSDELVQNLDFAPTILNAAGAEVPGDMQGLSLLEILQNPESELGRDAVYYHYYEYPAVHMVKRHYAMATKDYKLIHFYHDVDEWELYDLKRDPSEQHNVIDRPEYAEELKRLRARLERLRAQVGDSTELDRHFIELTGDADAPDWFRQVDDSVEAKRKR; translated from the coding sequence ATGTGCGCGCTGAACGGCAATGCCACACCGGGGGCGGAAGAAGGGCAGCGGGTACAGGGAAAGCCCAACATCATCTTTATTATGTCGGATGATCACGCCTATCAGGCGGTCAGTGCCTACGGGTCGGAGCTGATCGAAACCCCGAATATTGATCGTCTCGCCGAGGAAGGTGTTCGTTTTGATAATGCCAGCGTCACCAATTCTATTTGCGCCCCATCAAGGGCGACGATCCTGACGGGAAAGCACAGTCACCTGAATGGCAAAATCGATAACAATGCTCCCTTCGATGACTCGCAGACCACATTCCCCCAGTTGCTGAAGCAGGCGGGTTACGCCACGGCCATGTTTGGCAAGTTGCACTTTGGTAACAACCCGAAGGGCGTTGATGAGTTCATGATTCTTCCGGGGCAGGGCGACTACATTAACCCGGACTTTGTTACCCCGCAGGGGACGGTACGTAAACAGGGCTACGTCACCGATATCATAACGGACGAGACGCTGCATTGGCTCGAGCAGCGGGACTCCAGTAAACCGTTTTTCCTCGCGTATCTGCACAAAGCGCCGCATCGTCCCTGGTGGCCGCGGGCAGACAAGTTTGCTGAATTTTACGAAAAAGAGTTCCCCTACCCGGAGACCTTGCTGAGTGATAACCGCGGGCGCGGAACGGCAGCACAGACTGCCGAGATGTCGCTGCTGCGGGACATGCGCTATTCCCATGATTCCAAAATTTTCCCAGAGACGTACGCGGCCATGGAATCGGTAGAGCCGCCCATTCCACCCTCCAGCTGGGGGTTTGAGGAGCCGTTCAATCGCAGGGTAACGCCTGAGCAGCGTGCGGCCTACATGCCGACATTAAAGAAGATCAATGAAGATTTTCGTACCAACTGGCCGCGCATGACCGATGAAGAGAAAATCCGATGGAAGTACCAGCGCTATATGCAGGACTACCTGGCTACCATCTCATCTCTGGATGACAACGTCGGGCGCTTGCTGGATTACCTGGACGCGACCGGCCTGAGTGAAAATACTCTGGTGATGTATACCTCGGACAACGGGTTCTATCTGGGTGAAAACGGGTGGTTCGACAAACGGTTTGCGTATCGCGAATCCTTCCATGTGCCACTGTTGGTGCGGTGGCCCGCAAAAGTACCCGCAGGGAATGTCTCGGATGAACTGGTGCAAAACCTGGATTTTGCGCCCACCATCCTGAACGCGGCCGGTGCCGAAGTGCCCGGCGATATGCAGGGGCTGAGCCTGCTAGAGATTCTTCAGAACCCCGAGTCAGAACTAGGGCGCGATGCAGTTTACTACCACTACTACGAATATCCCGCGGTGCATATGGTCAAGCGACACTACGCGATGGCCACCAAAGACTACAAGCTGATTCACTTTTACCACGACGTCGACGAGTGGGAGCTCTACGATCTGAAGCGAGACCCCTCGGAGCAGCACAATGTGATAGACCGTCCAGAGTATGCAGAAGAGCTGAAAAGACTGCGGGCCAGACTGGAACGGTTGAGAGCACAGGTGGGAGATTCGACTGAGCTTGATCGTCACTTTATCGAATTGACTGGCGATGCAGATGCACCGGACTGGTTCCGGCAGGTCGACGATAGTGTCGAGGCCAAACGGAAGCGATAA
- a CDS encoding sulfatase translates to MNVLAKFAGILGILGSATSALAMDVAEPKQSASGDAKPNIVFILTDDQRWDAVGYAGNENIQTPNIDSLAEQGTRFNNAFVTTSICAASRASIMTGLYERKHGFTFNEPPLAKEFIDNSYPKLLKDAGYQIGFVGKFGMQFEDELDKTLFDFYKRPGEETEAGRYYELNLKTHRHEHTTARIGDLSAQFIRESAASGKPFNLSVSFHAPHADDHDPNQFVYPRDLAFLYEDVTIPEPPLADDAYFDAQPEWVKNSISKDRWYWRFDTPQKYQEMVKGYYRMISGLDREVGKIVRELEKAGVADNTIIMFMGDNGYFLGERQLAGKWLLYENSIRVPFFVYDPRRKGMDVDKMVLNIDVAPTILELAGIDVPELMQGESVRPLMDGKLSGWRTEFLGEHLMNTDWIPKTEGVRTEQYKYLRYPQHPGYQELYDLKQDPLEAQNLASMPEHRETLAMLSALTDKLIEQASN, encoded by the coding sequence ATGAACGTACTTGCGAAATTTGCCGGAATCCTGGGGATACTGGGAAGTGCGACATCTGCACTGGCCATGGATGTGGCGGAGCCAAAGCAATCGGCGTCGGGCGATGCAAAGCCCAACATCGTTTTTATTCTCACCGATGACCAGCGCTGGGATGCGGTGGGTTATGCGGGCAACGAAAATATCCAGACCCCGAATATTGATTCCCTTGCGGAGCAGGGCACGCGCTTTAACAATGCCTTCGTGACAACCTCCATCTGCGCTGCCAGCCGTGCGTCCATTATGACGGGCCTGTATGAGCGAAAGCACGGCTTCACATTCAACGAGCCGCCGCTGGCGAAAGAATTTATCGACAACAGCTATCCGAAGCTGCTGAAAGATGCCGGGTATCAGATCGGGTTTGTGGGCAAGTTCGGGATGCAATTCGAGGACGAATTGGACAAAACGCTGTTCGATTTCTACAAACGTCCGGGAGAAGAAACCGAGGCCGGACGTTACTACGAACTGAACCTGAAAACCCATCGCCATGAGCACACCACGGCCCGTATTGGTGACCTGAGTGCCCAGTTTATCCGCGAAAGCGCGGCGTCTGGTAAGCCGTTCAATCTTTCCGTGAGCTTTCATGCTCCACACGCGGACGATCACGACCCCAATCAGTTTGTCTATCCACGAGATTTAGCCTTCCTGTATGAGGATGTCACGATACCGGAGCCACCACTGGCGGATGACGCATACTTCGATGCGCAGCCAGAGTGGGTCAAGAACAGCATCAGTAAGGACCGCTGGTACTGGCGCTTCGATACCCCACAGAAATACCAGGAAATGGTCAAAGGCTACTATCGCATGATCAGTGGCCTGGATCGGGAAGTGGGCAAAATAGTACGCGAACTTGAAAAGGCCGGTGTCGCCGACAATACCATCATTATGTTTATGGGCGACAACGGTTACTTCCTGGGCGAGCGTCAGCTGGCAGGAAAATGGCTGCTGTATGAAAACAGCATCCGGGTGCCTTTCTTCGTCTACGATCCTCGCCGCAAGGGCATGGATGTCGACAAAATGGTGCTGAATATCGACGTGGCGCCGACCATTCTCGAGTTGGCGGGTATCGATGTCCCTGAATTGATGCAGGGGGAAAGTGTACGCCCTCTGATGGACGGAAAACTGTCCGGCTGGCGCACCGAGTTCCTCGGTGAGCACCTGATGAATACCGACTGGATTCCAAAAACCGAGGGTGTTCGCACAGAGCAGTACAAATACCTGCGTTACCCGCAGCATCCGGGCTATCAGGAGCTGTATGACCTGAAGCAGGATCCGCTGGAGGCGCAAAACCTGGCAAGTATGCCGGAGCATCGCGAGACATTGGCAATGCTGAGTGCCCTCACGGACAAATTGATCGAACAGGCCTCCAACTGA
- a CDS encoding nucleoside hydrolase has protein sequence MKVHNRVINKFFAVLALCAVLPLAVNAAPLRVIVDADTANEVDDLFAVTRAAVAQEWDLLAVTAAQWQASHWTIPESMEESHRLNQMILAHLQSDVPTFRGGKSRLYDWGDQAQHSAAAYQIIRQAKATPAGEKLQVLALGSLTNVASALLIDPAISDRIVVHWLGSQLDPVSGKHRIDDFNCMMDIQALFKVFESSVELHVMPLNVAADLTMDYQSVDNALAGRHPLADFLVDRWQRHVDPLKARRVIWDLALVYAVLNPALARERKLVTPQLLGEREVWFYSHIDAEAMKGDFFATVAKQWPVSPVNLSDN, from the coding sequence ATGAAAGTTCATAACAGGGTAATCAATAAATTTTTTGCTGTGCTGGCACTTTGCGCTGTGCTGCCACTGGCAGTAAATGCTGCTCCGCTGCGTGTGATTGTCGATGCAGATACCGCAAACGAAGTGGATGATCTGTTCGCCGTCACCCGCGCCGCGGTTGCCCAAGAGTGGGATCTGTTAGCGGTGACCGCCGCCCAGTGGCAGGCAAGTCACTGGACAATCCCAGAGTCAATGGAGGAAAGCCATCGCCTCAACCAAATGATCCTTGCGCATCTGCAGTCCGACGTGCCGACATTCCGCGGCGGTAAAAGCCGACTGTACGACTGGGGCGACCAGGCTCAGCATTCTGCGGCGGCCTACCAGATTATCCGGCAGGCCAAAGCCACGCCGGCCGGGGAAAAATTACAGGTATTGGCGTTGGGGTCGCTGACGAACGTCGCTTCCGCATTGTTGATTGACCCGGCTATTTCCGATCGCATCGTCGTGCACTGGCTCGGGTCGCAGTTGGATCCGGTCAGTGGCAAGCATCGCATTGACGATTTCAACTGCATGATGGACATCCAGGCGCTGTTCAAGGTGTTCGAGAGCTCGGTGGAGCTGCATGTGATGCCGCTGAATGTGGCAGCGGACCTCACCATGGACTATCAGAGCGTGGACAATGCACTGGCTGGCCGTCATCCGCTCGCTGATTTTCTGGTGGATCGTTGGCAGCGACATGTTGATCCGCTGAAAGCGCGCAGAGTCATCTGGGATCTTGCTCTGGTATACGCCGTGTTGAATCCGGCATTGGCCCGGGAAAGGAAATTAGTTACGCCCCAGCTATTGGGGGAGCGCGAGGTCTGGTTTTACAGTCATATTGATGCAGAGGCGATGAAAGGGGATTTCTTTGCGACGGTGGCCAAGCAATGGCCGGTGTCACCCGTGAACCTGTCCGATAACTGA
- a CDS encoding CRTAC1 family protein, translating into MRKSASAHLKKPQATSAMASKRRHPAVLRSTRLFALTAVVVLSAGCGGGGDSSAERAPEPEVSPPPTTPPADPEPESEEGNEEGSWQFVRLGSETGLVHQWSINGATDNSEVTQAEFFGGGIAVGDVDGDGWLDLYIDSGNQVPSKLFRNLGDNRFEEIAAEAGVQLHNHRGSGPTFADVNGDGWIDLFVGGLEGDGNYLFVNRGDGTFTDQSIASGLRTKALNTVSAAFGDYDLDGHLDIALSHWGNPFSSETETLFHGNGDGTFEDVSRESGIADQVLSEGVSGIEGERDYSFTPTFADLNNDGWPDLAMVGDFGTSKYFLNDGLGRFTDATNGQLTDEFGMGSAIGDLDNDGDLDWFVTSVYEFNDYAVTNIGNRLYHNHSGNFSDDTFYARVENGGWGWGACAADLNSDGHLDIFHTSGWYEAAGQENPDAGDEDASSVEDAASANRAFVALGDGRYTERAVELGLREVKQGRAVVCFDSDSDGDIDLLVVANDMESNSVTLYRNDGGAEAGNYLQVRLQGKSENSQAAGARVYLTANGITQMREVQMGSNFTSQNPTILHFGLGSATVVAKLKVRWPDGREQTVDVGEVNQRLVIQE; encoded by the coding sequence GTGAGAAAATCGGCAAGCGCGCATTTGAAAAAGCCGCAGGCTACTTCAGCCATGGCCAGTAAAAGGCGTCATCCCGCAGTGCTGCGCAGCACCAGGCTATTTGCATTGACTGCAGTGGTCGTGCTCTCTGCCGGATGCGGCGGCGGTGGTGACAGCTCGGCCGAGCGTGCGCCAGAGCCAGAAGTGTCGCCGCCACCCACCACGCCTCCTGCGGATCCCGAGCCGGAATCCGAGGAGGGGAATGAAGAAGGCAGCTGGCAGTTCGTTCGACTGGGTTCAGAGACCGGATTGGTGCACCAATGGAGCATAAACGGTGCAACCGATAATTCGGAGGTGACGCAGGCCGAGTTCTTTGGTGGCGGTATTGCGGTCGGTGATGTTGATGGGGACGGCTGGCTCGATCTCTATATCGACTCCGGTAATCAAGTCCCATCCAAGCTGTTTCGCAACCTTGGGGACAACCGCTTTGAGGAGATCGCGGCCGAGGCCGGTGTGCAGTTGCACAATCACCGCGGGAGCGGGCCCACCTTTGCGGACGTAAACGGTGATGGATGGATCGACCTGTTTGTGGGTGGCCTTGAGGGTGATGGTAACTACCTGTTTGTTAACCGTGGTGATGGCACATTTACGGACCAAAGCATCGCGTCTGGCTTGCGGACAAAGGCACTGAATACGGTGTCGGCCGCCTTCGGCGATTATGACCTTGATGGTCACTTGGATATTGCACTCAGCCATTGGGGCAATCCGTTTTCCAGTGAGACAGAAACCCTGTTTCACGGCAATGGTGACGGCACCTTCGAAGACGTGAGTCGAGAGAGTGGTATCGCCGATCAGGTATTGAGTGAAGGCGTTTCGGGTATAGAAGGGGAGCGGGACTATAGCTTCACCCCGACCTTTGCCGACCTCAACAACGATGGTTGGCCCGACCTTGCGATGGTGGGCGATTTCGGCACATCAAAGTATTTCCTGAATGATGGCCTGGGGCGCTTTACCGATGCGACCAACGGCCAGTTAACCGATGAATTCGGTATGGGCAGTGCGATAGGCGACCTGGATAACGACGGCGACCTCGATTGGTTTGTCACCAGTGTGTACGAGTTCAACGATTATGCCGTAACCAATATCGGGAATCGCCTCTACCATAATCACAGTGGAAATTTTAGCGACGACACGTTTTATGCGCGCGTCGAAAATGGCGGTTGGGGCTGGGGCGCTTGTGCGGCGGACCTGAACAGCGATGGTCACCTGGATATTTTTCACACCAGTGGCTGGTACGAAGCCGCTGGACAGGAAAATCCCGACGCAGGCGACGAAGACGCTAGCTCCGTAGAAGATGCTGCATCCGCCAATCGAGCATTTGTAGCATTGGGTGATGGCCGGTACACAGAGCGGGCGGTGGAACTCGGCTTGCGCGAAGTCAAACAAGGCAGAGCCGTGGTCTGTTTTGATTCTGACAGTGATGGCGATATTGACCTGTTGGTTGTCGCGAATGATATGGAGTCCAATTCGGTGACCCTGTATCGCAATGACGGCGGTGCAGAAGCGGGTAATTACCTGCAGGTCCGATTACAAGGTAAGAGTGAAAATTCGCAGGCCGCTGGCGCAAGGGTTTATCTAACGGCAAACGGAATCACGCAGATGCGTGAAGTGCAAATGGGCTCCAACTTTACCAGTCAAAATCCCACGATTCTGCACTTCGGTTTGGGGAGCGCGACAGTGGTTGCCAAGCTGAAAGTTCGATGGCCAGACGGCAGAGAGCAAACGGTTGATGTCGGCGAAGTGAATCAACGGCTGGTTATTCAAGAGTGA
- a CDS encoding FG-GAP-like repeat-containing protein, giving the protein MNQNVAGTLPAQRRVGSISALFAVAIALSACGGGSGGGSDEPTITPPPTTTPPDGGNDGDSQGAWSFRDITASTGLSHQWGIVGASESNPESEPELFSGGIAVGDYDNDGLIDIFIDSGNREPSKLFRNLGGNRFEEVAAAAGVKLENHRGSGPTFADVNGDGWLDLFVGGIAGDGNRLFINNGDGTFLDATNSSGLTMAAPNTVSAAFGDLNGDGFLDLAVAHWGNEVKPETETIWLGNGSGYFSDASESTGIAAQLHTTDATGVAGVKDYSFTPTFADFNNDGWPDLAMVGDFATSKYFINDGTGRLMDATAGQLSDEFGMGSAVADYDNDGDLDWFVTSIFETSDFGIAKIGNRLYQNGGGYFDDVTFAARVEDGGWGWAACFADFNNDGALDIFHTNGWYEAAQYDPENQDYHVDPSKLYINDGSGVFAEEAELRGITDTGQGRAVTCFDADNDGDIDLLVVNNDSQGNSFILYENVGGNEVGNHLSVSLRTAVNNTEAVGARVYVTAGGMTQMREVHIGSNFTSQNPQTLYFGLGDADSVDVLRVRWPDGSEEQIGNFPANQCLRISPAGDEVPLAGDHCMVPAEEWQPVEGEDPSPDDSPAEPPLATPGVGVDAKDVAPSVARQWSEVLLEGVRNDFARPTVHARNLFHISAAMYDAWAELSDAGAQHYLLGQTLNQFSCALDAHNIPRSLPAQQTAVSYAAYRIIEHRFFRSPGKAHTMALADELMESLGLDPQFVAKDYRTYGAAALGNHVADCYIQYGLQDGANEQGSYANLFYDHINGIIEPEKPGNPNAIANSDWNSWQPISLSESIDQSGNLVSDTPPFLSPEWGNVLPFSLTDGDASIQTRAGDTYKVYFDPGKPPLLGTSTSDFYQWNFALVAAWSAHLDPADDVLIDISPRSIGNNPAFPAAATVAEYEQFYQFENGGDASRGYDVNPVTGEPYAPQMVKRADYARVLAEFWADGPDSETPPGHWFVLMNDIFDHPEFERRFQGEGELIGPLEWDVKAYFALGGTMHDAAISAWGIKGYYDYLRPVSAIRLMADLGQSSDTTLSNYHQYGIPLRPGFSEIVQEGDPLAGAGNEHVGKIKLKSWRGPDYISDPATDMAGVDWILAENWWPYQRPTFVSPPFAGYISGHSTYSRAAAEMLTLLTGSPYFPGGMSDYRAPANEFLVFEEGPESDVVLQWATYRDASDQCSLSRIWGGIHPPVDDIPGRIIGEKIGKRAFEKAAGYFSHGQ; this is encoded by the coding sequence ATGAACCAAAATGTCGCAGGTACTTTGCCTGCACAGCGGCGTGTAGGTTCAATAAGCGCACTATTTGCGGTAGCGATTGCCTTGTCTGCCTGTGGTGGTGGCTCCGGAGGGGGTAGCGATGAACCGACCATAACCCCCCCACCAACGACGACACCGCCAGACGGTGGTAATGATGGTGATTCCCAAGGTGCATGGAGTTTTCGGGATATCACTGCCTCCACCGGCCTCTCCCACCAGTGGGGCATTGTTGGGGCGAGCGAATCAAATCCTGAAAGCGAACCCGAACTCTTCTCTGGCGGTATTGCCGTGGGTGACTACGACAATGACGGCTTGATCGATATCTTCATCGATTCCGGCAATCGCGAGCCCAGCAAATTGTTCCGCAACCTGGGTGGCAACCGCTTTGAAGAAGTTGCGGCCGCGGCAGGGGTAAAACTGGAAAACCATCGAGGTAGTGGTCCCACGTTCGCTGATGTAAACGGGGATGGCTGGTTGGACCTGTTTGTGGGCGGCATCGCTGGCGATGGCAATCGTCTGTTCATCAACAATGGCGATGGCACATTTCTGGATGCAACCAACTCCTCCGGCTTGACCATGGCGGCCCCCAACACCGTATCGGCGGCTTTTGGTGATCTCAATGGTGACGGTTTCCTGGATTTGGCGGTTGCCCACTGGGGCAACGAGGTTAAGCCGGAGACTGAAACCATCTGGCTGGGCAATGGCAGTGGCTATTTCTCTGACGCCAGCGAGTCTACGGGGATCGCTGCGCAGTTGCACACCACGGACGCAACCGGCGTCGCTGGTGTGAAAGACTACTCGTTCACCCCGACATTTGCTGACTTCAATAATGACGGCTGGCCAGATTTGGCCATGGTTGGTGACTTCGCTACCAGTAAGTATTTTATCAATGACGGAACCGGTCGCCTGATGGATGCGACGGCTGGCCAGTTATCCGACGAGTTCGGTATGGGTAGCGCCGTTGCAGACTACGACAATGATGGCGATCTCGACTGGTTTGTTACATCTATTTTCGAAACCTCTGACTTCGGCATCGCCAAAATAGGCAACCGCCTGTATCAGAATGGCGGTGGCTATTTCGATGATGTGACGTTTGCTGCGCGGGTTGAAGATGGTGGCTGGGGCTGGGCCGCCTGTTTTGCAGATTTCAATAATGATGGTGCGCTGGATATTTTCCATACCAATGGATGGTATGAGGCCGCGCAGTATGATCCGGAGAATCAGGACTATCACGTCGACCCGAGCAAGCTCTATATCAACGATGGCAGCGGTGTTTTTGCGGAAGAGGCTGAGTTGCGCGGTATTACGGATACAGGGCAGGGGCGTGCGGTAACCTGTTTTGACGCTGACAACGACGGCGATATTGATCTACTGGTCGTCAATAACGACTCGCAAGGCAACAGCTTCATTCTTTATGAAAATGTCGGTGGCAACGAAGTCGGCAATCACCTCAGTGTGTCTCTACGCACGGCGGTGAATAACACCGAAGCCGTTGGCGCTCGTGTCTATGTGACCGCCGGTGGTATGACGCAAATGCGGGAAGTGCACATCGGTAGCAACTTCACCAGCCAGAATCCTCAGACGTTGTATTTCGGGCTGGGTGACGCAGATAGCGTCGATGTCCTGCGCGTCCGCTGGCCAGATGGCTCCGAAGAACAAATCGGCAACTTCCCGGCCAATCAGTGCCTGCGCATTTCGCCAGCCGGAGACGAGGTGCCGTTGGCAGGTGATCACTGCATGGTGCCTGCAGAGGAATGGCAGCCCGTGGAAGGGGAAGACCCCTCGCCTGACGATTCTCCCGCAGAGCCGCCGCTGGCAACGCCGGGTGTCGGCGTTGATGCAAAAGACGTGGCGCCATCAGTGGCCCGTCAGTGGAGCGAGGTTCTGCTGGAGGGCGTGCGCAACGACTTCGCCCGCCCCACCGTGCATGCGCGCAACCTGTTCCACATTTCTGCGGCCATGTACGATGCATGGGCAGAACTCAGTGACGCCGGCGCGCAGCACTATCTTCTCGGCCAAACCCTTAACCAGTTTAGCTGTGCGCTTGATGCCCACAATATTCCTCGCTCCTTGCCTGCGCAGCAAACCGCTGTGTCCTATGCTGCGTACCGGATAATTGAGCATCGCTTCTTCCGTTCACCGGGTAAAGCGCACACCATGGCGCTGGCGGATGAGCTGATGGAGTCATTGGGATTGGACCCGCAGTTTGTTGCCAAAGACTACCGCACCTACGGTGCCGCGGCGCTTGGTAATCATGTGGCCGACTGTTACATACAGTACGGTCTCCAGGATGGCGCAAACGAGCAGGGCAGCTATGCCAACCTGTTTTATGATCACATCAACGGCATTATCGAGCCGGAAAAACCCGGTAACCCCAATGCCATTGCCAACAGCGACTGGAACAGTTGGCAGCCCATCTCCCTGAGTGAATCGATCGACCAGTCTGGCAACCTGGTGAGCGATACACCGCCTTTCTTGAGCCCGGAGTGGGGCAATGTATTGCCGTTCTCGCTGACGGATGGTGATGCGTCCATTCAGACCCGTGCCGGTGATACCTATAAAGTGTATTTCGATCCGGGCAAGCCGCCGCTGCTGGGCACCTCGACATCCGATTTCTACCAGTGGAACTTCGCCCTGGTTGCGGCCTGGTCAGCGCATCTGGATCCCGCCGATGATGTATTGATTGATATTTCCCCTCGCAGTATCGGTAATAACCCGGCGTTTCCGGCTGCGGCAACGGTTGCGGAATACGAGCAGTTCTATCAGTTCGAAAATGGCGGTGATGCCAGCCGGGGTTACGATGTGAACCCCGTTACCGGCGAGCCCTACGCACCTCAAATGGTGAAACGCGCGGATTACGCGCGGGTACTTGCGGAATTCTGGGCAGACGGCCCGGACTCCGAGACGCCGCCGGGGCACTGGTTTGTGCTGATGAACGATATCTTCGATCACCCGGAATTTGAGCGCCGTTTCCAGGGAGAGGGCGAGCTGATCGGCCCGCTGGAGTGGGACGTGAAAGCGTATTTTGCGCTCGGCGGCACCATGCATGACGCCGCAATTTCAGCCTGGGGCATCAAGGGTTACTACGACTACCTGCGACCGGTATCGGCGATCCGGTTGATGGCGGACCTGGGGCAGAGCAGCGACACAACGCTGAGTAACTATCACCAGTATGGAATTCCGCTGCGTCCCGGCTTCTCCGAAATTGTGCAGGAGGGTGACCCTCTGGCGGGGGCAGGCAATGAGCATGTGGGCAAAATCAAGCTCAAGTCCTGGCGTGGTCCCGACTATATCTCCGATCCTGCAACCGATATGGCCGGTGTTGACTGGATACTGGCAGAGAATTGGTGGCCTTATCAGCGCCCGACGTTCGTGAGCCCGCCTTTTGCCGGTTACATCTCCGGGCACTCCACGTATTCCCGCGCCGCAGCCGAGATGTTGACCCTGTTGACCGGCAGCCCGTACTTCCCCGGTGGCATGAGCGATTACCGCGCGCCGGCGAACGAATTCCTGGTGTTCGAGGAAGGACCAGAGAGTGACGTCGTCCTGCAGTGGGCCACGTATCGTGACGCATCGGACCAGTGCAGCCTGTCACGTATTTGGGGCGGTATCCACCCGCCGGTGGATGACATTCCCGGGCGGATTATCGGTGAGAAAATCGGCAAGCGCGCATTTGAAAAAGCCGCAGGCTACTTCAGCCATGGCCAGTAA
- a CDS encoding cupin-like domain-containing protein has product MEQSSALPVKEIDCYGAKGQVSAAVIASSEPVVLRNLVSHWKLVARGAEGQQAFADYLLSTYNDRPVMTYSAPAKERGRYFYRDDFRSFNFTKQGDTLAGFFARLSASARDPEADSIFIPSMHLPSFVPAVMQENVVQIDGVDTPLVQAWLGSPSLIACHFDAMHNIACCVAGKRRFTLFPPEQAENLYIGPLDNTPAGQPVSVVDIHNPDFDRFPRFADAQAHKRVIELEPGDALFLPSMWWHQVEGLAPFNGMVNYWWRSTPAYCGDPMDALTHAMLSIRQLPEAERAAWRSLFEHYVFTSQDGRYDHIPQPALGRLGPFCEREARRLRSILLNQLNC; this is encoded by the coding sequence GTGGAGCAGAGCTCCGCGCTACCGGTCAAGGAAATCGACTGCTATGGCGCTAAAGGCCAGGTCAGTGCTGCGGTCATTGCCAGCAGCGAACCCGTTGTGCTGCGTAATCTGGTGTCGCACTGGAAGCTCGTGGCGCGCGGGGCCGAGGGGCAACAGGCGTTTGCCGATTACCTCTTGTCTACTTACAACGATCGCCCGGTCATGACCTACAGCGCTCCCGCTAAAGAGCGGGGCCGCTATTTTTACCGGGACGACTTCCGGAGTTTTAATTTCACCAAGCAGGGAGATACGCTCGCCGGTTTTTTCGCGCGGTTAAGTGCTTCTGCCCGTGATCCCGAGGCGGACTCCATTTTTATCCCATCGATGCACTTACCGAGCTTCGTGCCGGCGGTTATGCAAGAAAACGTGGTGCAAATCGATGGCGTGGATACTCCCCTGGTTCAAGCCTGGCTGGGAAGCCCCTCTCTGATTGCCTGTCATTTTGATGCGATGCATAACATCGCCTGCTGCGTCGCGGGCAAGCGTCGTTTCACGCTGTTTCCTCCCGAGCAGGCTGAAAACCTGTATATCGGCCCACTGGATAACACCCCCGCAGGGCAGCCTGTTAGCGTCGTCGACATCCATAATCCCGATTTTGATCGCTTTCCGCGCTTCGCGGATGCACAGGCGCACAAGCGAGTCATCGAGCTAGAGCCGGGAGACGCACTGTTTCTTCCGAGCATGTGGTGGCATCAGGTTGAGGGGCTCGCGCCGTTCAACGGCATGGTCAACTACTGGTGGCGCAGCACCCCGGCGTATTGCGGTGACCCGATGGATGCACTGACCCACGCGATGCTGAGCATCCGCCAGCTGCCGGAGGCAGAGCGGGCCGCGTGGAGATCTCTTTTTGAGCACTATGTTTTCACCTCGCAGGACGGTCGTTATGACCATATTCCCCAGCCGGCCCTTGGCCGGTTGGGGCCTTTTTGCGAACGCGAGGCGCGGCGATTGCGCTCGATACTCTTGAATCAACTGAACTGCTAG